A region of the Sarcophilus harrisii chromosome 3, mSarHar1.11, whole genome shotgun sequence genome:
GCCCCCGCCTCCTCGCCCGGGGAGCCGCTCCCGTTGGAGCTGGGGGCGTCCCCCTTGGCGAAGCCCACTTTAGGCAGTCTTAGCTTGGGGCTCCGGACCCTGCCGCCggcctccccacccccttctccagAACCGCCCCAAGACAACAGGAGACCAGATTTCCCTGCTCCTGGGGAGACTTTGGTCGCCCCCTCGCCGTCCTTGCCCGCCCTCTTTGCTGGTTTCTTCCCTTTGGCCTTCTCCCCGTCCTcaccctcttccctccccagcaAGAGCCCAAACCGAGGCAGTTTGATTTTGGGCCTGCGCCCGGCCTCGCCTTCCAGCCCGTCCCCAGCCACCTGGTACTCGGCGTGGCTGCCCATGGGCGGCGGGGAGAGCTCCACCTCGGGCATCCAGGAGCGGAGCTTGCCCCCCTCCGGGGGGGTGCCTGCCTGGACAGCCCCTGGCTCCACGGTGAAGCCCACGTCTGGAAGGGACAGGTGGAAGGGGTGGTCGGGGGCTGCTCCGGAGGGGCCCACAGGCTGCCCATCTCCCTCCCCGCTGGCTTTGAAGGTGGGTATCTTCAGCCGGAATCTCCCCTCTCCCACGCCTTCGGCCGCCGCCCACCCCTCTCCGGCCACAGGGCCGTCCTTGGTCCCCTCCGTCTTGTGCCCGAGCCCCACGTCCAGCTCGAGCTGGGGCACGGCCACGCCGGGCATCCTGAACACTCCCTCTCCCACAAGCATCTCCCCTCCCTCTAGTTGGGCGCCGGGGAGAGAAAGGTCCACCTGGGGCAGCTGTACCCGGAAGCCCCCGCCACCCACACCTCCCTCTGCTGCTGCAGCCCCCCCCTCGTGCTGCTTCTGGGAAGCTCGGACTTCAGCCCCTGCCCCCTCACCAACAACCCCCCCAAAACCAGTCAGCTCCACCTGGGGCACTGCGATCCCCAGTGTGGACACCGCCACCTCTCCCTTGTGACTCCTGACATCCTTCTCAGAGACCCCCGTGCCCACCTGCTCTGCCCCCCTCACCGGCCCGGGCACCGAGATCCGAAAGACCGGCAGCTTGACCTCTCCTCCTGCCATCtccacctcccctccctctccctgggTCACCAACGTAGGCAGCTCCACTTGGGGTATTTTCAAGGCAGCGTGCCCCACGGGTAATTTCTCCTCAGGGCCGCCCTGGTCCCCATCCTCCACCTCCCTTCCCCGCGCCAACCCGAACGAGGGCATCTTAAACTTGGGCATCTTCACCTTAGGCTCCCACCCCCGGCCTTTGCTTtctgcttccccctcccccgGCACCATCTCTCCAGCTTCCACATCCCTGCCCTTGGCCCCGAACTTGGGCAGTGCAAACTTGGGGCCTCTGAGTTTGACGTCGGGCAGCTCGCTGGGCACTTCCACCTTGCTTGTGGGCAGCTGGACGTCCAGGCTGAGCTGGGGGACGGTGACCCCCAGGGCCGACAGCAGAGGGGCCTCCCCAGATCCCCTGGGCTCCGCCTCGACACCAGTCCGGACCTTGGGGAAGCTGATGCCGAACTTGGACGTCTTCGGTTTGGCCCCGCGGACGCCCCCTTCGCCGTCaccttccccccttcccaccttGGGGGCCGAAAGCCCAAACTTGGGCAGGGAAAACTTGGGCGACTTGAGTTTGGGCTCGGCCACTTCCAGCTTTCCCTCTGCCTCTCCTTCGGGAAGTTTGGGGGCGGCTATCTCAACAGCCGGCAGCACCAGGCTGGGCATCTTGAACCCAGCCTCCCCCACCTCTGCCGCACCGAGAGAGACCCCAGAAAGCTCTGCGGGAGGCTTGGGGGCGGGGGCGGCTCCCTTCGGGGGTGCTGCCTCAACTCTAAGGGGCCCCTGGAGCCCAGCCCCAGGCAGCTCCAGCTCCACCGAGGGCAGCGTAACAGATGGGAAGCCAAGCCGGGCCTCGGACCCCTTGGCGGCCGGCTCGAGGCTGGGCGACGGCTCCCTGCGCCCTGCGACCTCGGGGCTCACCACCCCAACCTTGGCCCGGGGGGGAGATCCCACCCGTCCCAACTTGGGTATGGACATCTTGGGCAACTTGAAGCCGAAGTCCAGGCCCTCTGCCCGCTCTGCCCCACGGGTGGCCATGGGCTCTTGGGAAAGCCGCACATCTGGGGCTTTGGGCACCTTCATCTCAGGCATCTTGGGCATCTGCATCTCAGGCACTTTGGGCAGCTGCACATCTGGAAGGTGCACATCTGGGATAGACATGTCTGGGACTTTGGGCATCTTCATCTCGGGCATCTTAGGGAGGTGCATCTCGGGCATCTTGGGCATCTGCATCTCGGGCACCTTTGGGAGCTGCACATCTGGAAGGTGCACATCTGGGATAGACATGTCCGGGACTTTGGGCATCTTCATCTCGGGCATTTTAGGGAGGTGCATCTCAGGCATCTTGGGCATCTGCATCTCGGGTACCTTTGGGAGTTGCACATCTGGAAGGTGCACATCTGGGATAGACATCTCTGGGACTTTGGGCATCTTCATCTCGGGCATCTTAGGGAGGTGCATCTCGGGCATCTTGGGCATCTGCATCTCAGGCACTTTGGGCAGCTGCACATCTGGAAGGTGCACATCTGGGATGGACACGTCCGGGACCTTGGGCAGCTTCATCTCGGGCACTTTGGGGAGCTGCACATCTGGAAGATGCACATCTGGGATGGACATGTCCGGGACCTTGGGCATCTTCATCTCGGGCATCTTAGGGAGGTGCATCTCAGGCATCTTGGGCATCTGCATCTCAGGCACTTTGGGCAGCTGCACATCTGGAAGGTGCACATCTGGGATGGACATGTCTGGGACCTTGGGCAGCTTCATCTCGGGCACTTTGGGGAGCTGCACTTCTGGAAGGTGCACTTCTGGGATGGACACTTCAGGCCCCTTGGGCATCTTCATCTCGGGCACCTTTGGGAGCTGCACCTCTGGGAGGCGCACCTCTGGGATGGAGACTTCGGGCCCTTTGGGCAGCTTCACCTCTGGGGCCTTGGGCAGTTTCACCTCAGGAACTTTGGGCAGCTTCCCCTCTGGGGCTTTGGGCAGCTTTGCTTCGGGCCCGGACACCCCAATGCCAAAAGAGGGCATCTTGATGGTGGGCAGTTTGAGCTTGCCTTCGGTGGGGGGCTCGGGTGCAACCGGCCGGGACTCCAGCAGGGAGAGCCCAAAAGTGGGCATGCGCAGCTTGGGCCCCTTGGCCCTGGCCTCAGGACTGGCCCTCACTCCTTTGGCGGCCTTCCCCTCACCCTCCAGCCCCACCCCTTCCTTCCCCCGAGCGCCGAAGCGGGGAAAGGTGAGCCAGGGCACCTTCGAGGCCACCTCAGGCCCTTCTTCCCGGACTTCAGCCGGGGCCCCGGGCAGGGCCAGGTCCACCTCCATGGAGGGCACAGACACATCGAGGGCGGGGGCTGCCACGGCGATGCCTTCTCTGGCCTCTAGGCACGGTAGCTTAGCGAGGGGAGGCAGCTCGACCTGGGGTACCTGGAGGCCCCCCGGGGCCACCTCAGGCACAGGGGCTGCTGGGGCCGAGAGGCCGAACGTGGGGAGGTGGAGGCTAAACCCGGCGCCCGGAGGCTCTGGAACTGCAGCTGCCGCCTCAGTACCTGCCCTCTGGGGCCCCACCAGCTCTAGCTGAGGGGCCCCAAAGCGCGCTCCCAGAGATGGCTCCTCCCCAGCCAGGGCACCCTCCTCCCTGGCCTTCCTGCTCCCAAGGAAGGGGATGGCGGCCAGGTGAAAGGCCTGGGCGGCCGGCTCGGCTGGAGGAACGGGGCCCGCCACCTCCCTCACCCTCAGCCGGGGGAGACGCAGACGTCGGTGGGTGGGGGCGGCCAGCGCGGGCCCTGGGGCCACCTCGGCCTTTGCCCGTCGCAGCCTCGAAAACTTGGGGAAGGAGAATTCAACGTCAACGGGGACCAGGTCTGAGGGGATTCCCGGGGCCCCAGACACAGCTAGgaccttcttcttcttcactgGGGACAGGCTCTGGATGTtctggggagagaggagagaggcgGGAGGCGGTGGAACAGTAGGGGGTGCCAGCAGAACGGGGGAGGGCAAGGCCTGCCCCCCACAGCTCCATTGGACTCTTTCCTCATCTAGTGTCCACGGGCAGCCCGAGCATCCCCGGAAAGAAGGGTTTCCCTAATATTAGTGAAAGGCTTTCATTTCTAATGCAGCAAATGTCACTTGAAACCAGAGCTTTGGGGAGCCCGCCCAGATTTTTAAGCGGGTGAAAGGGTTTTGAGAGCAAAAAAAGGAACTTGAGGAGcgctgctgtgtgtgtgtgtggggggcgGCCTGAG
Encoded here:
- the PRX gene encoding periaxin — encoded protein: MEARSRSPQELRKAELVEIIVETEAETGVSGINVAGGGKEGIFIKELLKDSPAAKTLSLQEGDQLLSARVFFDNFKYEDALRLLQCAEPYKVSFCLKRTVPTGDLALRPGTAAGYEVKGPRAKVAKLNIQSLSPVKKKKVLAVSGAPGIPSDLVPVDVEFSFPKFSRLRRAKAEVAPGPALAAPTHRRLRLPRLRVREVAGPVPPAEPAAQAFHLAAIPFLGSRKAREEGALAGEEPSLGARFGAPQLELVGPQRAGTEAAAAVPEPPGAGFSLHLPTFGLSAPAAPVPEVAPGGLQVPQVELPPLAKLPCLEAREGIAVAAPALDVSVPSMEVDLALPGAPAEVREEGPEVASKVPWLTFPRFGARGKEGVGLEGEGKAAKGVRASPEARAKGPKLRMPTFGLSLLESRPVAPEPPTEGKLKLPTIKMPSFGIGVSGPEAKLPKAPEGKLPKVPEVKLPKAPEVKLPKGPEVSIPEVRLPEVQLPKVPEMKMPKGPEVSIPEVHLPEVQLPKVPEMKLPKVPDMSIPDVHLPDVQLPKVPEMQMPKMPEMHLPKMPEMKMPKVPDMSIPDVHLPDVQLPKVPEMKLPKVPDVSIPDVHLPDVQLPKVPEMQMPKMPEMHLPKMPEMKMPKVPEMSIPDVHLPDVQLPKVPEMQMPKMPEMHLPKMPEMKMPKVPDMSIPDVHLPDVQLPKVPEMQMPKMPEMHLPKMPEMKMPKVPDMSIPDVHLPDVQLPKVPEMQMPKMPEMKVPKAPDVRLSQEPMATRGAERAEGLDFGFKLPKMSIPKLGRVGSPPRAKVGVVSPEVAGRREPSPSLEPAAKGSEARLGFPSVTLPSVELELPGAGLQGPLRVEAAPPKGAAPAPKPPAELSGVSLGAAEVGEAGFKMPSLVLPAVEIAAPKLPEGEAEGKLEVAEPKLKSPKFSLPKFGLSAPKVGRGEGDGEGGVRGAKPKTSKFGISFPKVRTGVEAEPRGSGEAPLLSALGVTVPQLSLDVQLPTSKVEVPSELPDVKLRGPKFALPKFGAKGRDVEAGEMVPGEGEAESKGRGWEPKVKMPKFKMPSFGLARGREVEDGDQGGPEEKLPVGHAALKIPQVELPTLVTQGEGGEVEMAGGEVKLPVFRISVPGPVRGAEQVGTGVSEKDVRSHKGEVAVSTLGIAVPQVELTGFGGVVGEGAGAEVRASQKQHEGGAAAAEGGVGGGGFRVQLPQVDLSLPGAQLEGGEMLVGEGVFRMPGVAVPQLELDVGLGHKTEGTKDGPVAGEGWAAAEGVGEGRFRLKIPTFKASGEGDGQPVGPSGAAPDHPFHLSLPDVGFTVEPGAVQAGTPPEGGKLRSWMPEVELSPPPMGSHAEYQVAGDGLEGEAGRRPKIKLPRFGLLLGREEGEDGEKAKGKKPAKRAGKDGEGATKVSPGAGKSGLLLSWGGSGEGGGEAGGRVRSPKLRLPKVGFAKGDAPSSNGSGSPGEEAGAAVALHNGASMGRLARVGLPQVELASPYKGPEQEPEFSRSPVGVDIGPFAALRPARFRSPFSGRSKEEGEPGGPEGSQRSPGDKSPKFHFPKVSLSTGVAKGAPGEEEEGTFRVRLPKVGFSESETGGEPALPGAAKAEGAPTAAV